One window of Cohnella hashimotonis genomic DNA carries:
- a CDS encoding BTAD domain-containing putative transcriptional regulator has translation MIVRTKLAIPQLRSAPVPRPRLMRKLNEGLNARLTLVSGQSGYGKTTALSQWAREANLPVAWLSLDRQDNDWIAFWSGVTAAIETVAPGFGASVMPLVKEGPSSAAASVSASTPAWSSEPAIKALLNALHDLAGELAIVLDDYQFIELPAIHRSWAYFVERLPDTVYLYVASRVDPAIPTARLLARQELRRVTTDDLRFDADEGRVFFELKAGLALTGEQTSALVRQTEGWISGLQLAAISLGRSPDPASFIRQFSGRQQHISDYLLEEVLRDLEEPLQAFLRETSVLARMNPQLCEAVTGRTDCRALLARLEQLNLFLIPLDEERHWYRYHHLLSDFLRNQFAGTDPEGWAAAHARAARALEGQGFVEEAGEHYLEGRQYGDAVRLIERHLPDLIRSRGATLSRWVLRLPEGCLEGKPMAEMFYLLLLTGSGQKELAACKIGEARVRYEALQGAMDETAWRSVMGNLYFLSGVACYLLKDLDGVTAYFELAERLFPEARLLRSVSFNNNHVLDEFDDHMGYLNDYHAALEFMDRWLGVWGDNLAHPFVLSLQTSFSKLLYEWNRLEEAEACVRRLLGRSDTPPVARTLLYLYGSASRILQARGRPAEASDLLVQLRAHVDSPDYDLYMRRIGAEEACLRLRQGRPDQAAQWLAQCGMSHADEVSLGSVAEQLALAKVLAACGREAEALDLAERLYALLCREDRLRDRVQALLAQCAALRGLGRTDEALVRLDTALRLAEPQGFVRSFVDEGEGMAELLAAYAGTEARGNAGAFAYARRLLQAVADEMAGRMAVRAAADGDGADRPTVRETADGDGAGSPAVRETADGDGAGRQTVREAADGDGAGSPGESRGAAVRAQAAVRGAAKTGGAAERTQTTGDDGTYDGMLSVNCFGRFKVSDPDGREVRWRTSKAEELLAYLVHHRGEAVDRYRIMDALWDDDSTKTSANLHTTVHLLRKTLGSIGIKDVVQHNRGFYRVDTDILDCDYLTFEAWVSAGMSLTEDNIDRCEAIAKLYAGPYLSDNGYHWSDPIGKSLENEFLALLLQIYDYYMGDGNYPAAIAVMKRALKHAAWREDVHVRLIQAYLANKDRIAALKQYDALKRMLRVEYRLEPGDEAKRLLNLR, from the coding sequence TTGATCGTACGCACCAAGCTCGCGATCCCGCAGCTACGAAGCGCTCCCGTTCCAAGGCCCAGGCTGATGCGAAAATTGAACGAGGGACTGAACGCCAGGCTGACGCTCGTGTCCGGCCAGTCCGGCTACGGGAAGACGACGGCGCTGAGCCAATGGGCGCGCGAGGCGAATCTTCCCGTGGCCTGGCTGTCGCTGGATCGGCAGGACAACGATTGGATCGCGTTCTGGAGCGGCGTGACGGCAGCCATCGAGACCGTCGCGCCGGGCTTCGGCGCATCGGTCATGCCGCTGGTGAAGGAGGGGCCGTCGTCCGCCGCGGCATCGGTCTCGGCGTCGACACCCGCCTGGTCGTCGGAGCCCGCGATCAAGGCGCTGCTGAACGCGCTGCACGACCTGGCGGGCGAGCTCGCGATCGTGCTCGACGATTATCAATTCATCGAGCTCCCTGCCATCCACCGCTCCTGGGCGTACTTTGTCGAGCGCTTGCCGGATACGGTGTATCTCTACGTGGCGAGCCGCGTCGATCCGGCGATCCCGACGGCTAGACTGCTGGCCAGACAAGAGCTGCGCCGCGTGACGACGGACGATTTGAGATTCGATGCGGACGAGGGACGCGTCTTCTTCGAGCTTAAGGCAGGGCTGGCGCTCACGGGCGAGCAGACGTCCGCGCTCGTGCGCCAGACGGAAGGATGGATCAGCGGACTGCAGCTCGCAGCCATCTCGCTCGGACGCAGCCCGGACCCGGCCTCGTTCATCAGGCAGTTCAGCGGCCGGCAGCAGCACATCTCGGATTACTTGCTGGAGGAGGTGCTGCGGGATCTCGAGGAGCCGCTGCAGGCGTTTCTGCGCGAGACTTCGGTCCTGGCGCGTATGAATCCGCAGCTGTGCGAGGCCGTGACGGGCCGGACCGACTGCCGCGCGCTGCTCGCGAGACTGGAGCAGTTGAACCTGTTCCTGATTCCGCTGGACGAGGAGCGGCATTGGTACAGGTATCACCACCTGCTGTCCGACTTTCTACGGAACCAGTTCGCCGGCACGGATCCCGAAGGATGGGCAGCCGCGCATGCAAGAGCCGCGAGAGCGCTGGAGGGACAGGGCTTCGTCGAAGAAGCCGGCGAGCACTATCTGGAGGGACGGCAGTATGGAGACGCCGTGCGGCTGATCGAGCGCCATCTGCCCGACCTCATCCGCAGCAGGGGAGCGACGCTGAGCCGCTGGGTGCTGCGGCTGCCCGAAGGCTGTCTCGAAGGGAAGCCGATGGCGGAAATGTTCTATCTGCTCCTGCTCACCGGCAGCGGGCAGAAGGAGCTGGCCGCGTGCAAGATCGGCGAAGCGCGGGTGCGTTACGAGGCGCTGCAGGGCGCGATGGACGAGACGGCGTGGCGCTCGGTCATGGGCAACCTGTATTTCCTGAGCGGCGTTGCCTGTTATCTGCTCAAAGACCTGGACGGCGTAACCGCCTACTTCGAGCTTGCGGAGCGGCTCTTCCCCGAAGCGCGGCTGCTGCGCTCCGTCTCGTTCAACAACAACCACGTGCTCGATGAATTCGACGATCATATGGGCTACCTCAACGACTACCATGCCGCACTAGAATTCATGGACCGGTGGCTGGGCGTATGGGGAGACAATCTGGCGCATCCGTTCGTCCTGTCGCTGCAAACCTCATTCAGTAAGTTGTTGTACGAATGGAACCGGCTCGAGGAAGCGGAAGCTTGCGTGCGACGGTTACTCGGACGCAGCGATACGCCCCCTGTCGCCCGCACTCTGTTATATCTGTACGGGAGCGCGTCGCGAATTCTGCAGGCCCGCGGCCGGCCGGCCGAAGCCTCGGACCTGCTGGTTCAGCTGCGGGCGCACGTCGACTCGCCGGACTACGATCTGTACATGCGCAGAATCGGGGCCGAGGAGGCCTGCCTGCGCTTGCGGCAGGGCCGGCCGGATCAGGCAGCGCAGTGGCTGGCGCAGTGCGGCATGTCGCACGCGGACGAGGTGTCGCTCGGCAGCGTCGCGGAGCAGTTGGCCCTGGCCAAGGTGCTGGCGGCCTGCGGGCGCGAAGCGGAAGCGCTGGATCTGGCGGAGCGGCTGTACGCGCTGCTGTGCAGGGAGGATCGCCTGCGGGACCGCGTGCAGGCGCTGCTCGCGCAGTGCGCGGCGCTGCGCGGTCTCGGGCGGACGGACGAGGCATTGGTCCGGCTGGATACGGCCTTGCGCCTGGCGGAGCCGCAGGGCTTCGTCCGCAGCTTCGTCGACGAAGGCGAAGGCATGGCGGAGCTGCTCGCCGCGTATGCCGGGACGGAGGCGCGCGGGAATGCGGGCGCCTTTGCTTACGCGAGAAGGCTGCTGCAGGCGGTGGCGGACGAAATGGCCGGCAGGATGGCGGTGCGCGCGGCGGCGGATGGCGACGGGGCCGACAGGCCGACGGTGCGCGAGACGGCGGATGGCGACGGGGCCGGTAGCCCGGCGGTGCGCGAGACGGCGGATGGCGACGGGGCCGGCAGGCAGACGGTGCGCGAGGCGGCGGATGGCGATGGGGCCGGTAGCCCGGGGGAAAGCCGAGGTGCTGCGGTACGCGCCCAAGCGGCTGTCCGCGGAGCGGCCAAAACCGGCGGCGCTGCGGAACGCACCCAGACGACGGGAGACGACGGGACATACGACGGAATGCTCTCGGTCAATTGCTTTGGCAGGTTCAAGGTAAGCGACCCGGACGGCCGGGAAGTCCGGTGGCGCACTTCCAAAGCGGAGGAGCTGCTGGCCTACCTGGTGCACCACCGTGGAGAAGCGGTGGACCGCTATCGCATCATGGACGCGCTGTGGGACGACGACTCTACCAAGACTTCCGCCAATCTGCATACGACGGTGCACCTGCTTCGCAAGACGCTCGGCAGCATCGGGATCAAAGACGTCGTTCAGCACAACCGCGGCTTTTACCGTGTGGACACGGACATCCTCGATTGCGACTATCTGACGTTCGAGGCATGGGTTTCCGCCGGCATGTCCCTGACAGAAGACAACATTGACCGTTGCGAAGCGATCGCCAAGCTATACGCGGGGCCTTATCTGTCGGACAACGGCTATCATTGGTCCGATCCGATCGGCAAAAGCCTTGAAAATGAATTTTTAGCGCTGCTGCTCCAGATTTACGATTATTACATGGGCGACGGTAATTATCCCGCTGCCATTGCGGTCATGAAAAGAGCGCTCAAGCACGCGGCATGGCGCGAAGACGTTCACGTGCGGCTGATCCAGGCGTATCTGGCGAACAAAGATCGGATCGCGGCGCTCAAGCAATACGATGCGTTGAAGCGGATGCTGCGCGTCGAGTATCGGCTGGAGCCGGGAGATGAGGCTAAGCGGCTATTGAACCTGCGCTAA
- a CDS encoding Lsa family ABC-F type ribosomal protection protein, translating to MSLIQVKNLTFAYDGSYDNIFEDVSFQLDTDWKLGFTGRNGRGKTTFLNLLLGKYEYRGHISASVSFEYFPFPVANPEDLTLFVMEGIVPEAAEWQIKRELSLLKVSEDALYRPFESLSNGEQTKVLLAALFLKENSFLLIDEPTNHLDVHARKLVSDYLRSKRGFILVSHDRAFLDNCIDHVLSINRADIDIQKGNFSDWQENKRREDDFELAENDKLKKDIKRLSEAAKRTSDWSDAVEKTKNGTRVGGLRPDKGYIGHKAAKMMKRSKATEHRQQAAIDERAGLLKNIESAESLKLAQLPYHQDRLVELAGVSIFYGEKTVCGNVAFAVERGERIALSGPNGSGKSSILKLICGEDLTYTGTLRKGSQLKISYVSQDTSHLRGNLSDYAAAHGIDESLFKAILRKLDFARVQFEKDISSYSGGQKKKVLIARSLCEPAHLYVWDEPLNFIDVLSRMQIEDLLLEHAPTILFVEHDSEFCRRIATKVVEL from the coding sequence AAGTGAAAAACCTGACGTTCGCTTACGACGGCAGCTACGACAATATCTTCGAGGACGTGAGCTTCCAGCTCGATACCGATTGGAAACTAGGCTTCACCGGCCGCAACGGACGGGGCAAGACCACGTTCCTCAACCTGCTGCTCGGCAAATACGAATACCGCGGGCACATCTCGGCTTCCGTCAGCTTCGAATACTTTCCTTTTCCCGTCGCGAACCCCGAGGATCTGACGCTGTTTGTCATGGAGGGCATCGTGCCGGAAGCCGCGGAATGGCAGATCAAGCGGGAGCTCTCGCTCCTCAAGGTGTCCGAGGACGCGCTGTACCGCCCCTTCGAATCGTTGTCCAACGGAGAACAGACCAAGGTGCTGCTGGCCGCTTTGTTTCTCAAGGAAAACAGCTTCCTGCTCATCGACGAGCCGACCAACCATCTCGACGTGCATGCCCGCAAGCTGGTCAGCGATTATCTGCGCTCCAAGCGCGGCTTCATCCTCGTGTCTCACGACCGTGCGTTCCTGGATAACTGCATCGACCACGTCCTGTCGATCAACAGGGCCGATATCGATATTCAGAAAGGCAACTTCTCGGATTGGCAGGAGAACAAGCGGCGGGAGGACGACTTCGAGCTGGCGGAAAACGACAAGCTCAAAAAGGACATCAAGCGCCTGTCCGAAGCGGCCAAACGCACGAGCGACTGGTCCGACGCCGTCGAGAAAACGAAAAACGGCACGCGCGTCGGCGGTCTGCGCCCCGATAAAGGTTACATCGGCCACAAGGCCGCCAAGATGATGAAGCGCTCCAAAGCCACGGAGCACAGGCAGCAAGCCGCAATCGATGAACGGGCGGGGCTGCTGAAGAATATCGAGAGCGCGGAAAGCCTGAAGCTCGCGCAGCTCCCCTATCATCAGGACCGGCTCGTCGAGCTGGCGGGCGTGTCGATTTTCTACGGCGAGAAGACCGTGTGCGGAAATGTCGCATTCGCCGTCGAACGGGGCGAGCGCATCGCGCTGTCGGGACCGAACGGCTCGGGCAAGTCGAGCATCCTCAAGCTGATCTGCGGGGAGGACCTGACCTATACAGGCACGCTGAGGAAGGGAAGCCAGCTCAAGATCTCTTACGTGTCGCAGGACACCTCGCATCTGCGCGGCAACTTGTCGGACTATGCCGCGGCGCACGGGATCGACGAGAGCTTGTTCAAAGCCATTCTGCGCAAGCTCGATTTCGCCCGGGTGCAGTTCGAGAAGGACATCTCGTCCTACAGCGGCGGCCAGAAGAAGAAGGTGCTGATCGCCAGAAGCCTGTGCGAGCCGGCGCATCTGTACGTCTGGGACGAACCGCTCAACTTCATCGACGTTCTGTCGCGCATGCAGATTGAGGACCTGCTGCTCGAGCACGCGCCCACGATTCTGTTCGTCGAGCACGACAGCGAGTTCTGCAGGCGGATCGCGACGAAGGTCGTCGAGCTGTAA